From Lacerta agilis isolate rLacAgi1 chromosome Z, rLacAgi1.pri, whole genome shotgun sequence, the proteins below share one genomic window:
- the LOC117040459 gene encoding LOW QUALITY PROTEIN: myosin light polypeptide 6-like (The sequence of the model RefSeq protein was modified relative to this genomic sequence to represent the inferred CDS: inserted 2 bases in 1 codon), producing the protein MCDFSEDQTTEFNETFXRTGDGKILYNQCGDVMRALGQNPTNAELMKVLGNPKSDEMNAKTLSFEKFLPMMQTIAKNKDQGCFEDYVEGLRVFNKGCPMLSSSQVKNA; encoded by the exons ATGTGCGACTTCTCAGAAGATCagaccactgagttcaatgagacttt cAGAACTGGAGATGGCAAGATCCTGTACAACCAGTGTGGCGATGTCATGAGAGCCCTGGGCCAGAATCCTACCAATGCGGAACTCATGAAAGTTCTGGGGAACCCCAAGAGCGATGAAATGAATGCAAAGACACTGAGCTTTGAGAAGTTCCTGCCCATGATGCAGACCATTGCCAAGAACAAGGATCAAGGCTGCTTTGAGGATTATGTGGAGGGGCTGAGGGTCTTCAACAAGGGATGTCCTATGTTATCTAGTTCACAGGTAAAGAATGCCTGA